The Deltaproteobacteria bacterium region TCCACCCCTTCAGCTTGGGTGCCAGAAAGACGTTTTCCCAAACCGTCTTCCATGGAAAAAGGCCGTAGTCTTGGAGGATGAAGGCGGTGTTTGGAGGGGCGGCTTCCTTCCCTGATCCTTTCTCCACCCTGCCCGAGGTGGGATGGAGAAGTCCGGCAAGGATATAGAGCAGGGTCGTTTTTCCGCACCCCGAGGGCCCGATGACGGCCAGCGTCCTCCCGGGAGAGAGGGTGAATGAAATGCCGTCAAGGACCTCCGTGTCGACCCCAAAACTCATCGAGAGACCTTGGACGGATATCATGGGAGACAGGGAGACACCTCCTCTTACCGTGCCCGGCCTGAATATACCACCTCTTCATAGGCCATGGGCGTATCCATAAGGCCGTTTCGAATGAGCCAATCCTGGGCGTCTTCGATGTCCTTGGGATCCGGAAGGGTTACGGGAGGGAATCCCGGGATCGAATACCGGTCTTTGAGGGACTTCGGGAACCGGGTCCGATTAAGGAGCGTTGCCATGTACCCGCCCGGGTTCGCGTTGATAGCATCCACAGCCTTCCCGTAAGCCTCGAGGAAACGCGGGACAATGGATGGGTCCTTCCCGGCCAGACCCCGTTTGAGGGCCAGGATCGTCAGGGTGGTCTCAAGAATTCGATCGTCCAGAAGCACCCGTCCCCCCTTTGTCTCGGCCAGGGTCACCAGGGGTTCCGGGAGGAGCGCCGCCGGGATCTGGTTTGCAAGGAGCATCTGGAGGCGGATGGGGATTTTTTTGATCTCCTGCTTTTCCACGTAGCCCGGCCCTTTGCCATAGGCCTGAAGGAGCCTGTCCAGGAGATACTCGATGATGGTAGCCCGGGAAATGGCCACCGGTTTCCCTTTAAGTCCGTCGAGATCTTGGATTCCCGACTCAGGAGCCGTAACCAGGGCGAACATTCGATGTACTGGATTGGCCTTGAAGGCCGTGGTCACGATCTCAAGGGTAAGGCGGGAACGGGCCAGGAGAAGTGTATTGAGGATGTCACCGAAATACCCGTCCAGCTTTCCCGCCTGGAGCGCTGCATCTCGTTCAAGCGCGCTCTGAAACGGGACGATCTCAAGATCCAGCCCCTTGGATTTGAAGAATCCCTCTTCCCGCCCGACCCACAAGGGGAGGGTATCCACCACGGGCAGGAC contains the following coding sequences:
- a CDS encoding ABC transporter substrate-binding protein → MLRSFGKWVTVFIFLVVSPLLMVTDTCAGQVLRFGVLPVVDTLPLWVGREEGFFKSKGLDLEIVPFQSALERDAALQAGKLDGYFGDILNTLLLARSRLTLEIVTTAFKANPVHRMFALVTAPESGIQDLDGLKGKPVAISRATIIEYLLDRLLQAYGKGPGYVEKQEIKKIPIRLQMLLANQIPAALLPEPLVTLAETKGGRVLLDDRILETTLTILALKRGLAGKDPSIVPRFLEAYGKAVDAINANPGGYMATLLNRTRFPKSLKDRYSIPGFPPVTLPDPKDIEDAQDWLIRNGLMDTPMAYEEVVYSGRAR